A region of Haloplanus sp. XH21 DNA encodes the following proteins:
- a CDS encoding CinA family protein, with product MTDADAEATDRIGPAPAGEDAIERRLGDHLRERDDTIATAESLTGGLIGSLLTDVPGSSDYFDRGMVTYSNDAKLDALGVSRESLDAHGAVSAPVAREMAQGVRDRARTTWGVSTTGIAGPTGGTEEKPVGLVFIGVAYAAPWGSGESFVHAERYVFDGDRWTVKGKSAKQALEAVLEAAD from the coding sequence ATGACCGACGCTGATGCCGAGGCGACCGATCGGATCGGACCTGCACCCGCAGGCGAGGACGCCATCGAACGGCGGCTCGGCGACCACCTGCGGGAGCGCGACGACACCATCGCCACCGCGGAATCGCTCACGGGTGGCTTGATCGGGTCGCTGCTGACCGACGTTCCCGGGTCGAGCGACTACTTCGACCGCGGGATGGTGACGTACTCGAACGACGCCAAACTGGACGCGCTCGGCGTCTCCCGCGAATCGCTCGACGCCCACGGCGCCGTCTCGGCCCCCGTCGCCCGCGAGATGGCCCAAGGGGTGCGCGACCGGGCGAGGACGACGTGGGGCGTCTCCACGACCGGAATCGCCGGGCCCACCGGCGGCACCGAGGAGAAGCCCGTCGGTCTCGTCTTCATCGGCGTCGCCTACGCCGCCCCCTGGGGGAGCGGGGAGTCCTTCGTCCACGCCGAGCGGTACGTCTTCGACGGCGACCGCTGGACGGTGAAGGGCAAGAGCGCGAAACAGGCGCTCGAAGCCGTCCTCGAAGCGGCCGACTAG
- a CDS encoding redox-regulated ATPase YchF → MSYSIGLVGKPSVGKSTFFNAATMNDVPEGAYPFTTIDPSVGEAYVRVECAAPEFGETCTPSVGNCDDGRRFVPVKLVDVAGLIPGAHEGKGLGNQFLSDLNEADVLIHVVDFSGKTDSKGEATEGHDPRDDIDFLEDELDMWYLGILEKGIERFETKYHGADASIVDDLAEQMSAFRTDEDEIERIIRSEELDPDPATWDEADRESLAREIRKRTKPMVIAANKIDDPAAAANFEEISTDPDYDHLSFVPTSAHAEKALKAADEAGTVDYRPGDGGFDVVGDVSDEQATGLEQIRSLVDEYGGTGVQSSLEAALFDALDRIAVFPGSDDGSTSEKGVFRDCFLLPSGSTTADFAYHIHTDLGDGLLHGIDCRSSRQIGGDHELSDRDVVELVTTN, encoded by the coding sequence ATGAGCTACTCCATCGGTCTGGTCGGGAAGCCCTCCGTGGGCAAATCGACCTTCTTCAACGCGGCGACGATGAACGACGTACCCGAAGGGGCCTACCCCTTCACGACGATCGATCCGAGCGTCGGCGAGGCCTACGTCCGCGTGGAGTGTGCGGCCCCCGAGTTCGGCGAGACGTGTACCCCGAGCGTGGGCAACTGCGACGATGGCAGGCGATTCGTCCCCGTGAAACTCGTCGACGTCGCTGGCCTGATCCCGGGCGCTCACGAAGGGAAGGGGCTCGGCAACCAGTTCCTGAGCGACCTCAACGAGGCGGACGTGTTGATCCACGTCGTGGACTTCTCGGGCAAGACAGACAGCAAGGGAGAAGCGACCGAGGGGCACGATCCCCGCGACGACATCGACTTCCTCGAAGACGAACTCGACATGTGGTATCTGGGGATCCTGGAGAAAGGGATCGAGCGGTTCGAGACGAAATACCACGGCGCCGACGCGAGCATCGTCGACGACCTCGCCGAGCAGATGAGCGCGTTCCGGACGGACGAAGACGAAATCGAGCGGATCATTCGCTCGGAGGAGCTGGATCCCGACCCGGCGACGTGGGACGAGGCGGACCGCGAGTCGCTGGCGCGGGAGATCCGCAAGCGCACCAAGCCGATGGTGATCGCCGCGAACAAGATCGACGACCCCGCGGCCGCGGCGAACTTCGAAGAGATATCGACCGATCCGGACTACGACCACCTCTCCTTCGTCCCGACGAGCGCGCACGCGGAGAAGGCGCTCAAGGCCGCCGACGAGGCGGGAACGGTCGACTACCGACCCGGCGACGGGGGATTTGATGTCGTCGGCGACGTGAGCGACGAGCAGGCCACGGGTCTCGAACAGATCCGCTCGCTCGTCGACGAGTACGGCGGCACGGGCGTCCAGTCGTCGCTCGAGGCGGCGCTGTTCGACGCGCTGGATCGCATCGCCGTCTTCCCGGGGAGCGACGACGGATCCACCTCCGAGAAGGGCGTCTTCCGCGACTGTTTCCTCCTGCCGTCGGGGTCGACGACGGCGGATTTCGCGTACCACATCCACACCGACCTCGGCGACGGCCTGCTCCACGGCATCGACTGTCGCTCGTCGCGACAGATCGGTGGCGACCACGAACTCTCGGACCGCGACGTGGTCGAACTCGTGACGACGAACTAG
- a CDS encoding NAD(P)-dependent oxidoreductase: MSAERSELDMADETIAFVGLGIMGGPMAKNLLDAGYTVIGHNRSQGPVDEHVEAGGEAAETPKEAAERADVTIMCLPDSDVVSEVMRQEDGVLAGLSEGDVVIDNSTISPMVTEDLAEEVRDRGARMLDAPISGGEEGAIEASLSIMVGGDEDVLDRCRPILEVMGETITYCGDNGAGQVTKACNQIVVAGTMEAVSEALVFAYKADADLEAVVDAISGGAAGCWTLDNRAPNMIHGDFEPGFFADYQYKDLRIATDAGEAYGSPMPQTELVHEMYKSMVETGRGKDDNSGVMQVIEDLAGVEARVEDD; encoded by the coding sequence ATGTCGGCCGAGCGGAGTGAACTGGATATGGCAGACGAGACGATCGCCTTCGTCGGACTGGGTATCATGGGTGGACCGATGGCGAAGAACCTCCTCGATGCGGGCTACACCGTGATCGGCCACAACCGGTCGCAGGGGCCGGTCGACGAACACGTCGAAGCGGGTGGCGAGGCGGCGGAGACGCCGAAGGAAGCCGCCGAACGTGCCGACGTGACCATCATGTGCCTGCCCGATTCGGACGTGGTGTCCGAGGTGATGCGGCAGGAGGACGGCGTGCTCGCGGGCCTGAGCGAGGGCGACGTGGTCATCGACAACTCCACCATCTCGCCGATGGTGACCGAGGACCTCGCCGAAGAGGTGCGCGACCGCGGCGCGCGGATGCTCGACGCCCCCATCAGCGGCGGCGAGGAGGGCGCCATCGAGGCGTCGCTGTCGATCATGGTCGGTGGCGACGAGGACGTTCTCGACCGCTGTCGTCCCATCCTCGAAGTGATGGGCGAGACGATCACGTACTGCGGCGACAACGGCGCGGGCCAGGTCACCAAGGCCTGTAACCAGATCGTCGTTGCGGGCACGATGGAGGCCGTCAGCGAGGCGCTCGTGTTCGCGTACAAGGCCGACGCGGACCTCGAAGCCGTCGTCGACGCCATCAGCGGCGGCGCCGCCGGCTGCTGGACGCTCGACAACCGCGCGCCGAACATGATCCACGGCGACTTCGAACCCGGCTTCTTCGCCGACTACCAGTACAAGGACCTCCGCATCGCGACCGACGCCGGCGAGGCGTACGGCTCGCCGATGCCCCAGACCGAACTCGTCCACGAGATGTACAAGTCGATGGTCGAGACGGGGCGTGGCAAAGACGACAACTCCGGCGTGATGCAGGTCATCGAGGATCTGGCGGGTGTCGAGGCGCGAGTCGAAGACGATTGA
- a CDS encoding non-histone chromosomal MC1 family protein encodes MVREDGKRNFVMREDGEEDSVFSGNMPRQAALKAARRLEPEDSEDAAEEDAEEIRLREKGTDKVHIFEAWAWEEEAPEDKPDWMGAEITKGNVSKKGIEHIEE; translated from the coding sequence ATGGTACGAGAGGACGGTAAGCGAAACTTCGTGATGCGCGAGGACGGTGAAGAGGACAGTGTGTTCTCGGGGAACATGCCACGGCAGGCCGCGTTGAAGGCGGCGCGCCGACTCGAACCGGAGGACTCCGAGGATGCAGCCGAGGAGGACGCCGAGGAAATCCGGCTTCGGGAGAAAGGGACCGACAAGGTCCACATCTTCGAGGCCTGGGCCTGGGAAGAGGAGGCACCGGAGGACAAGCCTGACTGGATGGGTGCGGAGATCACGAAGGGGAACGTCTCGAAGAAAGGCATCGAGCATATCGAGGAGTAA